Genomic segment of Thunnus thynnus chromosome 21, fThuThy2.1, whole genome shotgun sequence:
TTGTTGACACCAGAGGGGCTACCTGCAGTCACCAAGGGTTGCTGAGGACAGAGaacagatactgtatatcagacTAGTAATCCACACAACTAAACTAAAGTAAAAATTCTAACAAAGAACATCTACTGTCATGTAAAAAAGGATGTGATAACCTGTACCTCAGTGTCACTTGCAACCAGCTCTTCACTGCTGCCAGTGACTGTGGTTTGTAGAACACTTTTAGTCTCAGTGTTGGGCTGAACTGGACGAGTTGGGATCCTGTGCAAGTAGCCATAGCCGATACCACAGCCTAAGctaaaaaatgaacataaacaaGACAAGGGCATCACCATAAATGTTTATTGTGTATGTACATATACTTGTGACATGATAATATCAGGTTCAACCTCAATTTGAAGATATAATACCTaccttccctcccctccccatgCTCCATTCGGAGTCACCACTACCTCTCTGCAATGGTCACTCTGTGTGTTGTACACCAGCAGCTTCAGAGGTTTCCCCTCGTTGGCTTcaatcaaagaaaagaaatcctCTGACTGCATGGGTTACACAAAATGAGAGAGATTTTGTTGTAGACTTTGTTCATGTATGACTGTGCCTTTTTGACCAGCTtgtaatgaataaaagaaagaaaaaaaacaaaacttacaTCTTGCAACACCTGGTCAGCTCCCACAATGAAGTCATCATGTGCAATAAGGCCGGCCAACGCTGCAGGGGAATTGGCTTCCACATCCTAACAAGGGAAAGATGGTCACtgaagcattttattttcaaaaccaCAACataaattcaacaaaataatcTTGAACAGGACGATACTTTGTCTGCAACAGATAAGTTATGGTTTGAATTAACTGGAAATGATTTTACTCTGTTACATGGGAATTTTTGAACAACAATAACAGTTTCAATTTTCTTCAAAATTCAAGTGGGTACCATTCATTGGCTGCTAACACGCATACATACCAACAAAAATATGACtcaacatgttttaattgttaGGATTCACTAGCAAGTTAGCAAATTAATACTTACGGTTACACTAATTTGATTTTTTATCCTTTTACAGCTGTCTTTTGTTTAACTTTTCTATCTGTGCTAACTCAACTTGACTTACCAAGACATGCCACACGTTTTCGTTGGCTCCTTCGAAGCTGCAGAAGCGGACACTAGCGCCCAGCAGACCCTGACCACCCCACATGTTACTAGGTGTCACCTCCAGTTCTCTCACCCGCTGGGTTTTAGAGTTGTACACTTCAAGTTTGACCGCTTTCTCCACATTGGCCTTTAGAAGGTCTTTCAGCAAGTCACTTTCTTTATTCTggagaaacaaagaaatatgGACTAATCCAGCTGTGACAGTGCAGACATGGAGAACCAGCTTGCATGTAAAAGAACATGAAATGAGATTATGGCAGCAGACTGTAAGGCCACTTTCCCTCCTGAGGCTATGATTCAGACCTGATGGTTAAATGTTGTTAAGGGGAAAGAAAAACTGGCTGTCAAATAAGGTTTGCACAGAAGTGCCCATTACAATAGAACCATGTTAGAAAAAACACTTAACAGCAtatcaaagcaaaataaaatccaTAGCAAGTCACCACAACGTACACCTACATTGTCCAAAATTAGTTAATAGGACCAGGCCAAAATTAATATGTTAATCTTTGTTGTAccataaatgtaatgttttataaaacTGCAACTTGCTATGATGACAAATCAAGTGGGCAAAGCTGAAGTCTTTTCAGTATGAAATTCCTTCtatcagtgtttccttgttgagctgcagtggagggacagtaacacaaagagggCATTTTGCTCTAAAATGATTGTAACTTTGGAGGATaaccacttgatttgactactGAGGTCTAATATTAACTTGTATGCAAGTTCAAATGTATGCAAATAGGGAGGGGAATACAGGAAATACAGATAAGATGGTTATATATAGCATATGAGGTAATCATGATAACAACACCTCAGGATTCATGGTGGCATGTTTCCAAAGGATCGCCACCTTCTGAAGTtgatttacatataaaaaaaaggtaaagatctaaaaaaaaaaaaaaaaaaagtctgaattaCCTGGCTAGGGATCACAGGTCCTTGTTATGTCCTGCagttaatgattttttaaaatttaatataCATGGTTGACAACATTTTTACTACAATATCTACTGCTTTAACTTCATGAGCTCATTCATGCATATCAACCAAACATTGCTCATGTCATTGCTGTGCTCCTCATTAAAAACCATCAGAGCTGgctttaatatttttaactaAACTTAGTGACTTAGTgatacattttataaatttatCTTCAATAATTCAAGTCTCACTTTTGATCTGATTGCCATTTATTATGTCCTCACCTCACCTGTCTGATTCACAAGTCAATTCATTAATTTCTCTCATTGTAAATACATAACCCTGAACAACAGATTACTTAATTTGAAATGCACATTCAGTgcaatgtttttgcatttgatGACAGGACATGCCAAAGCCACATTTGACTTGAGCATCATTGGAGTCTACTCACAAGTCTGGTATTTCCTATAGAGAGAATGAAGTCAAAGAATGGCTCCAGTCCTGCTCTCAGAGCAGGGGAGTCCTCTTGTACCTGAAatatgataaaacaaaacatgtatgGTTTATTTGAAAGGGTACATTGCTACAGTCGCCCCCATGTGTCGCTTCAAGGCATTGCAGTAGCAAGAATTTGGGGAAGGGGATCCTCAGTGCGAGATATTGTCCTGCACAGCTGTTCCTAAAATGATAAATAGGTTATTGTGTAACGTTACAAAACATCATCGCTAGTAACTATACTAACTATACAGTTTCTGCAGTAATTCCTAGATAATGACTGTCACATAGCTTGGATATTTGCCAAATGCCACCTCATCATAGGCGGACACCATTATGACGCGTCCACAGTTTCACAAATTAGCTACATTTACAGAATAACCTGAACGACCAACTATTGTTTTTCTTCGTGGATAAAAGAGACAATAACTACTGTTCAGCACTATAATGGTTAACGAGTCAGTGAGCTAAAAGTGGGTAACCCACATTCAATAAAAAGGAGCTGTAAAGAGGAAACTGAGCGCTGTCATTAATACAACCTTACACTAGTCAAGTCACGCTACAACAACGTACCCCATGGACATGATATCCACTGTTAGTTCCCCCGTCCGACAAAAACGAGCTCTGCGGTAAACCCATTGCGTTTAACAGTTACGTTAGAataacactgactgactgtcacTGAGGTAGAGTAACGTTAGAAGTCATTACTGGAGGCTACACGGCTGATTGAAGCTAGCTAACCCTGCAGCCCAGGCGGCCAGGTTGACTGCAGGCAAAGCTAATAAACAAAGATGCCAGAAAAATCGAGCTGTGCTGAGTTTGAGCTCCATGACGAGACGGAGCAGCCTGTGTTCGATTAGCCGTCCTTGAAGCGGTGTTCTACGCGGTTGCCTAGCAACAGACAACGCTAGTGTAGAAGCTTTATAGTCttatgaatgaaataaaattttacGGACATTTAACAagaaatttacataaaaaaaataattgtcagtttGAAGCCTTAATGGGAGCACAACTGAGGCAAACAAATTCAACATTTcatcacatatatttttaataacttttccattagtttttcttctctttttacaGCAAATCATTAAATAGATAACTGGTTAGTAGTCAGCCGGTATGCTGCTAATCTGATTTAGTAGAGACCTGCCTATTGGGTTAATATGCCCCAAGAGAATAAACCCACTGCATTACCTAGCATAAATTGTTTGCTGTTACAAATTATGCAAAGTAATGCATTTACTTTCAAAACATGTTACAAGAGTAACAGTTACtcttttaacatgttttgaaAGTAAATTATCTCCCATATTTTAGTCTAAAACACAAGAAAGTAGGCATTTTACATTAGGCTGCAATACGATACAGCTACTACTGAACATTAGTGTATAATTTCTTCAGAATATCTTGAAAGAGTTTGTACTGTTAGGAATATTATGTTTGTTAGTCTCTATTTATATGTCATTTTATGTTATTAGGTCATACTGAAGCACCTTGGTCATCCTGATCATCCTGATCACTCTGATCAACCAaggctcagattatggaaaacaacaaaatatattaccataattatgcagaggacacacagatttacataagcatatcaccaggggactatggtccaattCAAGCACTGCGTAAGTGCATttaacaaatcaatgattggatgtgccagaattttcttcaattaaacaaagataaaactgaagttaatTGCTTTTGAAGCCAAGGAAGAACCATTAAAGTCAGTTCAGCTTCGatcagtaatgttaaaaaccacaaactgagCCAGAAACCTTGGCATAGTCacggactcagacctgaatttcaacagccatattaagacaattacaaagtcagcctactatcaccttaAGAATACatcaaggattaaaggactcagcaggatttggaaaaacgtgtccatgcatttatcttcagtagactcaaCTACTGTAACGgcgtcttcacaggtctccctaagaaatcgatcagacagctgcagctgattcagaacgctgctgctcgagtcctcactaagaccaagaaagtggatcagaTCACTCCAGTTCttagatctttacactggcttcctgtctgtcaaagaattgattttaaaatactaaaacacATTCCTGATCTTCTGCTACAACCTCACAGGTCGTCTgtgacaggtctgctttctgtccccagagtcaaaactaaacatggagaagcagcgttcagtttttatgctccacatatatGGAACAACAGAAAACttcaggtctgctgcaactctcagttcttttaattCAAGACTGAAGACTTTtatgtttgctgctgcctttgattaaatcacatttgaggcttttgattcatttcctcttattctcacattttttatctgtcttattctattttagcttatttttattttctattctcttaactctttaataactatttttaattgcatttaaatgtccttttataaTGGGTTTTCTTTGCACTCTGTGTTAAtgcctttaatgttttatgtaaagcactttgaattgccttgttgttgaaatgtgctatacaaataaacttgcctcgCCTCGTCTGATTTCCCCTTATCCAGCCAGAGACATTAGCATATGTTCAGGCAGTTTTAGTCACTCGCCAACCACTTCATTATCTACAAAGTGCTTACAATTGTaatagactgttttgtgtttcatcaAATGCTGCTGTTCCCTCCACATATTTCTACAGGCAATGAAACACATTATGTACATATAGTTCTCTATGTTTGTTCTACACtaactgaatatatttatctTTCACTGAAATATGAATATGTCTTGTCTCGTTCAATATTGAGTTGGATAACATCTGATACTGTAGCACGCTGTGGGAcgttttcttcttttcattggCTGTTATGACCGTTATCTGCAGCAAAATTTGTGTTTGAGACATTTGAGCTTTTCCCAGACGGTTTAGATGACCTTGCTTTAATATGACTACACCTGCTCTTTTCCCATCAGCCGATAAGAAATGAGGGCACTTGTTTCTAAAGTttctaaattaataaaaatgtaaaataatatttcaaatttacagtattttatatggATTTTGACAGATGTAAATAAATTCCTGTGAAGAAATCTCACACTGTGAATAATTTGTTCCCCAGTATAACCTGACGTGTATGTTCGACCTGATATTAGCCAAATGTATTGCTGATAGTGGCAGGTAACGCCCAATACTTCCTGAAGGTCTTCCAGTCTGAAAATGATATAAATAGATGAAACCCAACTGCATTTGGTACTCAGTTGGTACTCAGTCCTCCAACATGATTCGGCTTGTGGCTTTTCTGTCCTGCATTGGTAAGAAATGTATCAACATGCTGCAATCTACTTTTTAAGTGTTGCAAGTGATTTTGTGAACACTGCACCATTGCATACTTTCTTTCTATACTATATTCTTATACACTATAGGGTTGATTTGTGCTAAGGCATCTTTCAACTATGGTGTGCAGAATGACAGAGTCATAGGAGGCCATGATGCTCCACCCAAAACCTGGAAATGGCAGGTAAAACCGAAACTCTTTGAATTACTCTTACAGTGCAGTAGGTTATGCATTATCACAATGAGTCTCTCCAAGTTTGGTCAAGCCATTCAGTTGTGCAAAAGGTGTATCAATGTAATTAACATTCAACACTTTTGGTGTACTTTTGTCCAATATGAGAAGATTGTGGCTTTATTACCATCAACGTTTTTGTTCAAAATGTTCAGGCAGTTCAAAATTGAATGtgttgtgcatttttttaaatttctcatTGCCAATCACAGACATATTAGTGACCATCATACTGAAATAATAGTAAACTATCCACTGTAACTGTGTTTATTTGGTCTGTGTTTTCCCTCAGATTTCTCTCCAGTATGATTCATACGGTGATGGTTACTTCTACCACATCTGTGGAGGCTCCCTCATTGGTCACTCTTACATTATGACTGCTGCTCACTGTATCCTCAGGTTGGGGCTTTTGGCATCAATATCACACCTcccatgtttacatttgaacatGTAACATCTGGAAGTCTGCCTTAATGTCAAACTAAATACACTTAACAGTCATGCACAATTCTTGGCAATCCTGTTATGTGCTTATTGCTTGTTTTCTGCACAGATGATTGTAAGTAAGCATATTGCgttcttgttttttgttcctaCCAGCATGGATGGTAACATGTACCGTGTGGCAGTGGGTGAATATAACCTGTATGAGAATGACGGCAGTGAGCAGTTTCTCAATGTGGAAAAAGTTATTGTCCACCCTAGCTGGACTGGAGACCTTGGCAAAGGGTAAAGTAATAGTCCACTTCTCTTAATTTAGCCCCAATTTAAAAACGACAAGCTGTTCAAAAACAATTTTACTGACAGTATTGGCCATCAGGGATAGATTTCAGAGTCCTGAGCATTTTTTACATCCAGGATTTTTATACTACATGATAAAattttgaatatttccatttctatAGAAATGATATTGCTCTGATGAAACTGGCTAATCCTGTGTACGACAACGGCGCTGTGGCTTATGCCCAATTTCCCTATCCTGACCAAATGCTGCCTCATGACTTCGAATGTGTCATCACCGGCTGGGGACTATTGGACTGTgagtagacacacacatataatacaTATTCTGTATGTCCACACATGCCATgctcacatgttcacatttatGCATTCACTGTTTTCACAGCTTTCACAGGAAGTGTCCCTGACATCCTACAGGAGGCTCCCATCAAAGTGGTGGAGCATTCAGTGTGCTCCCAGCCTCAGTGGTGGGGCAGCATTGCTCTGAGAACCATGGTGTGTGCTGGAGGGGATGGAGTCATATCAGGCTGccaggtaaagaaaaaaaaaagtgtatctGCCTAATGCATGggatattgttgttgttgtgaaacCAGTTTGCCTCAACCCTAAATTACAATGTGaatttgttgaatttgttttttgttataatgtagcaacatttttaaaagaagaaaacatcagaaGCAAAttcttattttgcttttttaataataatctgGCTTTCATTTCTGGcaataaaactttttcttttccataAATTCCATAAAAAGACTTTTCCaaatcctatttttttttcattggcgAAGAAAAGGCTGTATGAATGAGGACAAATGTCTATTCTTATTGCTACCTGTCCCAGGGTGACTCTGGAGGTCCCCTGAACTGCTTCACTGATGGAGAATGGAGAGTCCATGGTATTGTCAGCTATGGTCCATCTGGTGCATGCAACCAAGTGTCTAAACCCACCGTCTTCACCAGAGTGTCTTCCTTCCAAGACTGGATATATTCAGTAAGCTTCTTGTTACCTTGATCACTGTGTTTGACCGCAAAGTCTATTGTAATCCCAGATTGTGATTAATTCATTCATAACTGTTTGATTCAGACTATGTCATCATTTATCAGTtgcctgatttttgtgtttgtttttttttcaggttcTGGAGAATTTGTAAATGCCACAGTGTTTTGTCCAAACTGCAAAATGGAACCTGTGAAATAAAAAGTCTATGCATCTCAGTCATTTGTGTTTAACATACAGTTATTCTGAATTTAACTATTTGCATGTAGTTCTTAATTTATCCAGAGGGTGGCGTAAGTGCTTCATGTTTAGACTAAACAGCATGCTGGATCCTCTCAGGACTCTTGTAATTTCTCACAATCTCAGGAAATATATGGCTTTCTAGATGCATTCTGGGTGGATGTACTTTGCTTACAACCAGCATGTCTGCAAATGCAGCCCGCAGTTAAAGGGTCACTGGGCGAATACCACTTTAAGTAGAAATCCTGATCTTCTGACCTCCCAAGCTGCAACCCCAGAGGATGGAAAATTCCTCAGGATGTCTTAATGGATGTTTTCAAGCAAAGACCAAAGGGACTGGACCTCTATTAGCAAAAAAGACTCAAGTGCCAATATGACAGTAAGGGGTAAAACCTTTTTGATGTAGCCAGAatcaaagaaaaccaaaaaattCTTGCAACATCCACCAAAAGACTTTTAACGACAACCAAATTTTCTTAATGATGGCCACATGTGAGCTATATGCAGTCACTGGCCCGACATTTCCTTCTTGTCTGGGATCTCCAGCCATATGTTTGTGGTGGTAGTCAGGAGACGACAGCATGACATCACGTAAAGTCGGTGTTTTTCTCTTAGCCATGGAGACCAGAAACCGCAGATGAATTCCAGtggttaacacacacaaaaaaggcaaaaagacGGTTCTTTCGTTTAACCTAAGGTGAATGTGaactgtacattttgttttaatatagtTTTTTGTAGTTtagaacataaaacatttgaaacagttttgtgtTAGGTAGCTAAGACTACATAAAATATACTTGAACTGACAGAAAGCAACACTGTGggcatatttatttatcttctgcCTCTGAATCAGTTGACAGGTTTATTATGTAGCATAAAGTAAGTCGAAGTTCACTCTGACATatcaacaaatgaaaaataacagagTCAAGaatttagaaaatgtttttttttattattatttggagGGACAGGCTGTCAAAATGGCTTAGATGAAAGAAACTGTTTTTGAACAGCAGGTTAAAGTGtgaatatgtaaaaaataaagcagcttTGTTTGCTCTGCAGGACCATTCAAGCAGAAATATGTACAACACAAAAGGCAAAAAGTAAGACACGTtctttgaaaataataaaaaaaagctgtacTGTAATACATTACATTGATAAACACTCACTGTTGCCATTTCTTCATGAGAATTGATGTTTTATACAAGAGAAACAAATGTTTGCTTGCAAAATTCAGTGCCCTCTTCGTGGCATAAGAACATATATCGGATGGATTTCAAAGTAatcaaaaaggcaaaaagcGAATAATACATTTCCAATGTGCACTCTGCACTTTTCAAAGTATACAATTAATCAGAACAAGTTTTAACAAACAGGACCTGCATGCATAATTTCTAAAGGGTCCAGAAAGGCTGTTGACACAGCTGTAGAAAGGGTGAGATATGTACATCAGCTCTCTAGTGTCCCTCAACTGTTCACACTGGTGACAGCAGAATCACCTTTGAAAGGTTTTGTTCTGTAATTAATGAGGCAACTCTTCAATTTTCAGGCTTTGTGTGTGCGATAAAAATTGTATAATATATGCAGTTTTTATCCACAAAAACCTTTAACATGTTGAATTTATAACATAATGTAACCCAAGTCACAGACTTCCAGAAAATTCAGAGTACAATCAAATTGATCTTTGCAATTTACTTTTTAGTGGCATTTTGCTAAGATATCTAACCATAAGACTGCCTATGAAAAATACTTCAGAATGCTAGAGAGCGATAACCTTCATAAGTATACATTTCTCTATAATTCATATATTACAAAGGTTGTCCCAGATTGAAAATtactcatttcattttattaataaaatattcaatttgtCAGTGATTAGAATTCTTTTGTCAACCTACATAAATTAGTTACAAAATATTAGTGTAATTTTCTATGGTTACATTATAGGCAGCGATACAATAGACCCATAATTTAGTTTCAGTGATTAGGGAGATTCCACAGTTTTCAGTCCCAAAGCTTAAATGGAAGCACTGTGCACACACCATTGGCAGGCATGGCTCCCCTGATAAGCAGGCACATCCAGTAAACTTCACAACAGCCCATTTTATTGccaaaatgtcttaaattaaataactaatgaaataatgacataataagttacaaaaaaaaatgttaaatgtactgtataagaGAATAGATATTAAATACTTTCCGATGGACTTGTGGTCCTATTTCCCATAACAATGCCAAAACGTGATatggaaaaaaggaaggaagattGCACTTTCAGGTGAAAATATCAAACCACAGTGCTTCTTGAGTGAAAGTAGGCTtaatctgaaataaataaaataaaatcataaaggaaataatttaaaacaaaagtaataaaGACAATACAGCTACAGCTTTTAATGGTATGAGCATTATTTCTAGTTACCCCGCTCATAAATATGAAACTCCATAATTTAGCGTTGAACTGTTGAATCGACCCCATACAACCAAAACAATGCCTATTCATATATAACTATTTTCACAGATAAAGTGCTGATCGAGGAGCTTttagagggatttttttttgtaccatATAAGACCCTTAGGAAAGATCTTGAGGAGAAAGAGTCCACTAGCTTCAGGATTCAACACAAGGAGGACCCCACCTACTCAAGTCATCTGGGCCCAAAGGGAGGATATGAACAGGACTATGTTGTGATTTGACTTTCATATGAAGGCAAAACCATGCCCATCACAGCAATGGTCACCACACATTGCCTCCAAAAGCTAGAAAGCTAGAAAAAAATCCCTGAGGTGCACATTCAGCTGTGTTGAGATTCCCAACCTGGCCTCATTAAGGTTGATTCCTGTTTAGCATATGGTTGGTGATCTTGGTTTGGTTAAAAGAGCTTTCTTAGGAATTGAGAGCCATCATTGGTTTATGTGGGCCTGGTCAATTTGATCATTATTTTGtatcttttcacttttaacacTAGCTGCCATCTCACACAGCAATACTCCCAAACTGCTTTGCTAACGTTTTGAAGGCAAGTCTggaattttaacatttattagGCAAGAGGGAAATCACAGCTTCCTCCAAAAACCAAACATGTTGACATTGACATCTTATGTGCATGTACAGTCCCCCCGAAAAAcccctgtttttttcttgcactgTCCACAAATTTTCACGTTTTGTCAAACTTTCACAGACTCCATCACAGACAATTTCATGGCTTCCTCCAACAGCTGATtgtctgtaaatgtggcagGGGGTTCTGGGACGGATTCTGAAAGGCCAATCAGTGACTCCAGGAGGCAGGTCCCGGGGTCACTAGCCGGAGGGAGGCTGGGGTAACTAGGcagctgaaactgaaaaaagttgtCCATGTGTTCGTACTCCTTGAGGGAGTTGTAGAGCGAGCTGGGCCCCAAGCAGGGGAAACCGTCAAAGAACTCCAGGTCTGACTCTGAAGAGAGGCTCAGGTCCATGCTATAGCTTGCTGAGCGATCGATGGTGGGGGAAGGTGTGTGTGGCACACTACTGCTATGGAATAGGGCGTTTCCCTGGTTGGCGTTCTCATCCAAAAGTTCTGAGATGGCTGTTGCTCGATTGTCTGTGTGATCCTCTTCAGAGTCCAACAGTGCAACGTCTATATTGTCATTCTCGTCAGCAAAATCCACCATGCTAAAGCTACTAAATGCCTCCGTAGATGGCTGCTGTTGCTCTTGCCGTTGATCTGGGCAGCAAGTATCTTTACTGTTCTTATCCCCACCGTCCCTGCTACTTCTTGAGCAGTTCTCTGTGTCGCTGAAACTGAGGATGCGGCTAAGGCCTTTCTCGTCGACATCCAGCTGGGTGCGATGCTCACACGGGCTCTCGCCTGCCTCGGAGTACTCACTCTGACCTGAAGAGTCTGATAAGTCTGTCATATCGCTACTGCAGCTGTTCTCTCCAGCTGCCGCTAGCTCCGAGCTAAAGGGGAAGGAGGGCACTGCGGGTATGGAGGGGTGCTCGGCCTGAATGGGTAAACCAAGGGGCCCGTGAGGGGTAGTCTGCGATGGGGTGGCCTC
This window contains:
- the LOC137173379 gene encoding Golgi reassembly-stacking protein 2-like isoform X1, producing MGLPQSSFLSDGGTNSGYHVHGVQEDSPALRAGLEPFFDFILSIGNTRLNKESDLLKDLLKANVEKAVKLEVYNSKTQRVRELEVTPSNMWGGQGLLGASVRFCSFEGANENVWHVLDVEANSPAALAGLIAHDDFIVGADQVLQDSEDFFSLIEANEGKPLKLLVYNTQSDHCREVVVTPNGAWGGEGSLGCGIGYGYLHRIPTRPVQPNTETKSVLQTTVTGSSEELVASDTEQPLVTAGSPSGVNKTGLNQIEEAVQELCVTSPTPPAIDFDISNIPEALTPDLSDMVSTNDMGHSSMFANYGDDSCDQYSLDTSSADQRPSSPEKEEESDLQETVQGHGLDLITSTSPNSEGGDDIIGLEVTTENLSDTSIPEVQDTNSDPSSSARIMKEETPESAVTES
- the LOC137173379 gene encoding Golgi reassembly-stacking protein 1-like isoform X2, which encodes MGLPQSSFLSDGGTNSGYHVHGVQEDSPALRAGLEPFFDFILSIGNTRLNKESDLLKDLLKANVEKAVKLEVYNSKTQRVRELEVTPSNMWGGQGLLGASVRFCSFEGANENVWHVLDVEANSPAALAGLIAHDDFIVGADQVLQDSEDFFSLIEANEGKPLKLLVYNTQSDHCREVVVTPNGAWGGEGSLGCGIGYGYLHRIPTRPVQPNTETKSVLQTTVTGSSEELVASDTEQPLVTAGSPSGVNKTDISNIPEALTPDLSDMVSTNDMGHSSMFANYGDDSCDQYSLDTSSADQRPSSPEKEEESDLQETVQGHGLDLITSTSPNSEGGDDIIGLEVTTENLSDTSIPEVQDTNSDPSSSARIMKEETPESAVTES
- the LOC137173180 gene encoding chymotrypsin-like elastase family member 2A, whose amino-acid sequence is MIRLVAFLSCIGLICAKASFNYGVQNDRVIGGHDAPPKTWKWQISLQYDSYGDGYFYHICGGSLIGHSYIMTAAHCILSMDGNMYRVAVGEYNLYENDGSEQFLNVEKVIVHPSWTGDLGKGNDIALMKLANPVYDNGAVAYAQFPYPDQMLPHDFECVITGWGLLDSFTGSVPDILQEAPIKVVEHSVCSQPQWWGSIALRTMVCAGGDGVISGCQGDSGGPLNCFTDGEWRVHGIVSYGPSGACNQVSKPTVFTRVSSFQDWIYSVLENL